The following coding sequences lie in one Caproicibacterium argilliputei genomic window:
- a CDS encoding DUF342 domain-containing protein encodes MKQKTERDKEEKSESLLLSLYQKFVKRRDSAKTEETDQPEEQSAQERAQPPDLGEPPADSETKQTAEIPTYDASQMTVTLLSLQKFYGLWAQENSTPVRDPSCGRYIGNLPPPWDDETTDLLKKLDTEAEGILKATESTENVTPRPKIDGRVEVAVSKDGLRAWIFVFPPLFGGTPASAEAASAALKAAGVTTGVDEETVAQAVQERAYMRLFLAAAGTPPVNGEDGRIEEVIPHTVGTPYMQSDKDVIDYKNLNWLVHVEEKQLICRVVLPTPGKSGLSVQGKEISCTPGKKPDLPIGANTQLSEDGTEITAKVEGQIFYENNRYKVMDVIQIQGDVDLSTGNINVKGNVFVQGNVRDSFIVRATGDINIAGSVGMATVEAGGNIFVRNGINGNEQGTLRAGGEIKCRYIESAKVYAAGNLYADSIANSTVVCGSSVLAESGHGVIIGGSITAMEGIRAKEVGNERGQVTRLSLECTPEFLELRKSVTKEFQEIQSKIETAQQQTDVLKKGEKDPKIQAALKDIHFRLSIFLVKQEKLKKLMNEIEEKEEKLDMAQIRVVTMYPTVAARINGVSHIFNKEATNCLIFRSGTDLELGRTS; translated from the coding sequence ATGAAGCAAAAAACAGAACGGGACAAGGAAGAAAAAAGCGAGAGCCTGCTGCTTTCCCTGTATCAGAAGTTTGTGAAGCGCAGGGACTCTGCAAAAACGGAAGAAACCGACCAACCCGAGGAGCAATCCGCCCAGGAACGGGCACAGCCTCCGGACTTGGGAGAGCCGCCGGCAGATTCCGAAACAAAGCAGACGGCGGAAATCCCCACTTACGATGCCAGTCAGATGACGGTTACGCTTCTATCTCTGCAGAAGTTCTATGGTCTTTGGGCGCAGGAAAACAGCACCCCTGTGCGCGATCCGAGCTGTGGTAGGTATATTGGCAATCTGCCCCCACCTTGGGACGATGAAACAACAGATTTGCTAAAAAAACTGGATACCGAGGCAGAAGGAATCCTTAAAGCTACTGAATCCACCGAAAATGTGACACCTCGTCCTAAAATTGACGGTCGCGTGGAAGTTGCGGTTTCCAAAGATGGGCTGCGGGCGTGGATTTTTGTGTTTCCGCCACTGTTCGGCGGTACGCCGGCAAGCGCCGAAGCAGCTTCTGCAGCGCTGAAGGCGGCAGGGGTTACCACTGGTGTGGATGAGGAAACAGTCGCGCAGGCTGTGCAGGAACGCGCGTATATGCGTTTGTTTCTGGCAGCTGCCGGTACGCCGCCGGTCAATGGGGAAGACGGCCGCATAGAAGAGGTCATTCCGCACACTGTCGGCACGCCGTATATGCAGTCTGACAAGGATGTGATCGACTACAAAAACCTGAACTGGCTGGTGCACGTGGAGGAGAAGCAGCTGATCTGCCGCGTGGTTTTGCCCACGCCCGGCAAGTCCGGCCTTTCGGTGCAGGGAAAAGAAATTTCCTGCACGCCTGGCAAAAAGCCCGACTTGCCCATTGGCGCGAACACGCAGCTATCTGAAGATGGTACGGAAATCACGGCAAAGGTGGAAGGCCAGATTTTCTACGAAAACAACCGCTACAAAGTCATGGATGTCATCCAGATTCAGGGCGACGTCGACCTTTCTACCGGCAACATCAACGTGAAAGGCAACGTCTTTGTGCAGGGCAATGTGCGCGACAGCTTTATCGTTCGTGCCACTGGCGATATCAACATCGCCGGAAGCGTCGGTATGGCAACCGTGGAGGCCGGGGGCAACATTTTTGTGCGCAACGGCATCAATGGCAACGAGCAGGGCACGCTCCGTGCCGGCGGCGAAATCAAGTGCCGTTACATTGAAAGCGCCAAGGTTTATGCCGCGGGCAATCTTTACGCCGACAGCATTGCAAACTCCACGGTGGTGTGCGGCAGTTCTGTGCTGGCGGAGTCCGGCCACGGTGTTATCATCGGCGGCAGCATTACCGCGATGGAGGGCATCCGTGCCAAGGAAGTCGGCAACGAGCGCGGGCAGGTCACGCGGCTCAGCTTGGAGTGCACACCCGAATTTTTAGAATTGAGGAAATCAGTTACAAAAGAGTTTCAGGAAATCCAGTCTAAAATTGAAACCGCACAGCAGCAGACCGATGTGCTGAAAAAAGGGGAGAAAGACCCGAAAATTCAGGCGGCGCTTAAGGATATCCATTTCCGTCTGTCCATTTTTTTGGTAAAGCAGGAGAAGCTGAAGAAGCTGATGAATGAGATAGAGGAAAAAGAGGAGAAGCTCGACATGGCACAGATTCGCGTTGTGACCATGTATCCCACGGTCGCGGCGCGTATCAACGGCGTTTCTCACATCTTTAACAAGGAAGCCACAAACTGTCTGATTTTCCGCTCCGGCACTGATTTGGAGCTGGGAAGAACCTCTTAA
- the pta gene encoding phosphate acetyltransferase, with protein MLEKMIEILKKNPRKIVFPEGTDPRILEAAARLKKEGFLTPVLIGAQDAVKAAAAKAGQDITGIEIVDIAAFPDFEKMVATMVELRHGKMDEAACRASLQKSNYFGTMYVKMGYADALLGGATYSTADTVRPALQLVKCKPGHKIVTSCFLLHRPDGKGGSEMYAMGDCAINIDPNEDELVEVAQGTAETARTFGMEPKVAFLSYSTKGSGKGDSVDKMRSAAEKLIAQHPDYDVDGELQFDSAVAPAVASLKAPGSKVAGKANVFIFPDINAGNIGYKIAQRLGGFEAVGPIMAGLNAPINDLSRGCNAEEVYKMAVITAALK; from the coding sequence ATGCTTGAAAAAATGATCGAGATTCTCAAAAAGAATCCCCGTAAAATTGTATTTCCGGAGGGCACAGACCCCCGTATTCTGGAGGCGGCTGCCCGCCTGAAAAAAGAGGGCTTCCTCACGCCGGTGCTTATCGGCGCGCAGGATGCGGTCAAAGCCGCTGCGGCAAAGGCAGGACAGGACATTACCGGCATTGAAATTGTCGATATTGCTGCATTCCCCGACTTTGAAAAGATGGTCGCAACCATGGTCGAGCTGCGCCACGGCAAGATGGACGAGGCTGCCTGCCGCGCAAGCCTGCAGAAGTCCAATTACTTCGGCACCATGTACGTGAAGATGGGTTACGCGGACGCCCTGCTGGGCGGCGCAACGTACTCCACAGCCGACACCGTGCGTCCGGCGCTGCAGCTGGTCAAGTGCAAGCCCGGCCACAAGATTGTCACCAGCTGCTTCCTGCTGCACCGTCCGGACGGCAAGGGCGGCTCCGAGATGTACGCCATGGGCGACTGCGCCATCAACATTGACCCGAATGAGGACGAGCTGGTCGAAGTGGCGCAGGGCACCGCGGAAACCGCGCGTACCTTTGGCATGGAGCCAAAGGTGGCGTTCCTTTCCTACAGCACCAAAGGCTCCGGCAAGGGCGACAGCGTTGACAAAATGCGCAGCGCGGCAGAAAAGCTGATTGCGCAGCATCCGGATTACGACGTCGACGGCGAGCTGCAGTTTGACTCTGCGGTCGCACCGGCAGTCGCGTCCCTCAAGGCGCCGGGCTCCAAGGTTGCGGGCAAAGCCAATGTGTTCATTTTCCCGGACATCAACGCCGGCAACATCGGCTACAAGATTGCTCAGCGCTTGGGCGGCTTTGAGGCCGTCGGCCCGATTATGGCTGGACTCAACGCCCCCATCAACGACTTGTCCCGCGGCTGCAATGCGGAAGAGGTCTACAAAATGGCGGTCATTACGGCTGCACTGAAGTAA
- a CDS encoding PilZ domain-containing protein has product MEQPEDAYVNSPCEVKSEENELLATGILAGRYAQELVIRDPRGALSLEHYNRPVKIYLHSATCGGREYMGKVYISTNAFMRVKDIRLLTERERRGCFRLSISLPAAAYRAAEITRAESANRLRRLSYAERLRVEQQLAGGTLTEAELAARVPEPAPILPRGTQVRLLDLSAGGAQFRGKEAFRAQERLVLHLTLQDKPADLTCLVVRDSAACGDGKAFCTGCRFVEVTSAQNNLICTYLLREQSKQIRKSKRV; this is encoded by the coding sequence ATGGAACAGCCGGAAGACGCTTACGTCAATTCGCCCTGCGAGGTGAAGTCCGAGGAAAACGAACTGCTCGCCACCGGCATTCTGGCGGGCCGGTATGCACAGGAGCTGGTCATCCGCGACCCGCGCGGCGCACTGTCACTGGAGCACTACAACCGCCCGGTGAAAATTTACCTGCACAGCGCCACGTGCGGCGGGCGTGAATACATGGGCAAAGTGTACATTTCCACAAACGCTTTCATGCGCGTGAAGGACATCCGCCTGCTCACCGAGCGTGAGCGGCGGGGCTGCTTTCGCCTGTCAATAAGCCTGCCCGCCGCCGCGTACCGCGCAGCGGAAATCACCCGTGCCGAAAGCGCAAACCGCCTGCGCCGGTTAAGCTATGCGGAACGCCTGCGCGTGGAGCAGCAGCTGGCAGGCGGCACGCTGACCGAAGCGGAGCTGGCGGCGCGCGTGCCGGAACCGGCGCCGATTTTGCCGCGGGGCACGCAGGTTCGCCTGCTCGACCTGAGCGCGGGCGGCGCGCAGTTTCGCGGCAAAGAAGCGTTTCGCGCACAGGAACGGCTGGTGCTGCACCTGACCCTGCAGGACAAGCCCGCAGATCTGACGTGCCTGGTGGTGCGGGACTCTGCCGCGTGCGGTGATGGCAAGGCGTTTTGCACTGGCTGCCGCTTTGTGGAGGTCACCTCCGCGCAGAACAACCTGATTTGCACCTACCTGCTGCGTGAGCAGAGCAAACAAATTCGCAAATCAAAGCGGGTGTAA
- a CDS encoding helix-turn-helix domain-containing protein produces MDVIDKIDLLMKQKGVSAYRVAKDIGFSNGLFTQWRKHLQTPSADKLSKIANYFGVTVDYLMGNEHSRPEFEVETFDDFSYAMHNESGNLSDSDKEILLNLAKDMAKHRKEKDNNSRK; encoded by the coding sequence TTGGATGTAATTGACAAAATCGATCTCTTAATGAAGCAAAAAGGCGTAAGTGCATATCGAGTAGCAAAAGACATTGGCTTTTCTAATGGACTTTTTACCCAATGGAGAAAGCACTTGCAGACCCCATCAGCGGATAAACTGTCTAAGATTGCGAACTATTTTGGTGTCACGGTTGACTATCTAATGGGCAACGAGCACAGCCGCCCTGAATTTGAAGTTGAAACGTTCGATGACTTTTCATACGCAATGCATAATGAGTCTGGTAACCTGTCTGACTCTGACAAGGAAATTCTATTGAATCTTGCCAAGGACATGGCAAAGCACCGTAAAGAAAAAGATAACAATTCCAGAAAGTAA
- a CDS encoding flagellin N-terminal helical domain-containing protein — protein sequence MGMVVRTNTMAMNAQRMMNINNNKVASSLQKLSSGYKINSAADDAAGLAISEHMKAQIKDLDAAADNSNDGISVAQTAEGALNEVHDMLNRMSELATKAANGVYTDSQRSNYSDEVTQLQSEIDRVADSTNFNGIKLLDGTQAGPAVTTTAADGTNAATTAIDFKGLTGANAIGGTVTVGDKTYEFVKTGGTATGTNTKVEVADNADDEAIASAFSTALNGGAPTGAASTASAASGSVVTVSTSDKTAGTAALAASSQNIGGMSLQIGDTNDSYNKLKVSISDMHASALGVDANSISISDQASAGKAISVINSAIDKVSKQRSQLGAIQNRLDHTINNLNTTSENLTSANSRIRDTDMAKEMMSYTQNNVLTQAAQAMLAQANQAPSQVLQLLK from the coding sequence ATGGGCATGGTAGTAAGAACCAACACAATGGCTATGAACGCGCAGCGGATGATGAACATCAACAACAACAAGGTGGCATCTTCTCTGCAGAAACTGTCTTCCGGCTACAAAATCAACTCCGCAGCCGACGACGCCGCAGGTCTGGCAATCAGCGAGCACATGAAGGCGCAGATTAAGGATTTGGATGCAGCAGCAGACAACTCCAACGACGGTATTTCTGTTGCACAGACCGCTGAGGGTGCACTGAACGAAGTGCATGATATGCTGAACCGTATGTCCGAACTTGCTACAAAGGCAGCGAACGGCGTTTACACTGACAGCCAGCGCAGCAACTACAGCGATGAAGTTACACAGTTGCAGTCTGAAATTGACCGTGTTGCGGACTCCACCAACTTTAACGGCATTAAGCTGTTGGATGGTACACAGGCTGGACCTGCAGTTACTACAACGGCGGCTGATGGTACTAATGCTGCAACTACTGCAATCGACTTTAAAGGTTTGACAGGCGCTAACGCAATTGGTGGCACTGTGACTGTAGGCGATAAGACCTATGAATTTGTAAAAACCGGCGGAACTGCTACGGGAACCAATACTAAGGTTGAAGTTGCTGATAATGCAGATGATGAGGCTATCGCTTCAGCATTTAGTACTGCGTTGAATGGTGGTGCGCCCACTGGTGCAGCTTCTACTGCTTCAGCTGCTTCAGGTTCGGTGGTTACTGTTTCTACAAGTGATAAGACTGCTGGAACGGCGGCATTAGCAGCCTCCTCTCAGAATATTGGCGGTATGTCCTTGCAGATTGGTGATACCAATGATTCTTACAATAAGCTGAAGGTTTCTATTAGTGATATGCATGCAAGTGCACTGGGCGTTGATGCAAACAGTATCAGCATTTCTGATCAAGCAAGTGCTGGCAAGGCAATTTCAGTCATCAATAGTGCAATCGACAAGGTTTCCAAGCAGCGTTCTCAGCTCGGTGCTATCCAGAACCGTCTGGATCACACCATCAACAATCTGAACACTACCAGTGAGAACCTGACCTCTGCGAACAGCCGTATCCGCGATACAGACATGGCAAAGGAAATGATGTCCTACACACAGAACAACGTGCTGACTCAGGCCGCACAGGCTATGCTGGCACAGGCAAACCAGGCTCCGTCTCAGGTACTGCAGCTCCTGAAATAA
- a CDS encoding CFI-box-CTERM domain-containing protein, whose amino-acid sequence MQYKAIHCPYCGLELQVPVGVQQIVCMYCAKPIDLAALEAPVSTQPDSAERLRQALALLDDSLFQFEVEESSFTQKAYPACFSAYRTRFDDAVKALHGVREEDCSAFAEALLKHISEVLHSRRVRSPKSSAFFRYRMMVEVYLVPALHDNPAAETDTVLASFLQLWNTQYPGEPLNPVSYETINSGWRKKGCYITTAVCQSLQKPDSCAELQTLRRFRDDWMRQQPGGSLLIQEYYTFAPSIVAAIDTAPNAAEIYRKLWNAYLLPCVRDAKHRRSARCLRRYTQMVLRLEKLYLSSTTTGGLS is encoded by the coding sequence ATGCAATATAAAGCCATTCACTGCCCTTACTGCGGGCTGGAACTGCAAGTACCGGTTGGTGTACAGCAGATTGTCTGTATGTACTGCGCAAAACCGATTGATCTGGCCGCTTTGGAAGCACCTGTTTCCACGCAGCCGGACAGCGCCGAGCGCCTGCGGCAGGCGCTCGCCCTGCTGGATGACAGTCTGTTTCAATTCGAAGTAGAAGAGTCTTCCTTTACCCAAAAAGCCTATCCGGCGTGCTTTTCTGCCTATCGGACACGGTTTGACGATGCTGTCAAGGCATTGCACGGAGTTCGGGAGGAGGACTGCAGCGCCTTTGCCGAAGCCCTGCTGAAGCACATTTCCGAAGTCCTGCACAGCAGGCGGGTACGCAGCCCGAAAAGCAGCGCTTTCTTTCGCTACCGCATGATGGTAGAGGTCTATCTGGTGCCGGCTCTGCACGACAATCCAGCAGCAGAAACAGACACAGTGCTGGCTTCCTTCCTGCAGCTTTGGAACACACAGTACCCTGGAGAGCCGCTGAATCCGGTCAGCTACGAAACCATTAACAGCGGCTGGCGCAAAAAGGGCTGCTACATCACCACTGCTGTCTGCCAAAGCCTGCAGAAACCGGACAGCTGCGCGGAACTGCAGACCCTGCGCCGGTTTCGCGACGACTGGATGCGGCAGCAGCCGGGCGGTTCGCTGCTGATTCAGGAATACTACACCTTTGCCCCTTCCATTGTTGCGGCGATTGACACTGCGCCGAACGCCGCGGAGATTTACCGAAAACTCTGGAACGCCTACCTGCTTCCCTGCGTGCGGGACGCCAAACACCGCCGCAGCGCCCGCTGCCTGCGGCGCTACACACAGATGGTACTGCGTCTGGAAAAGCTGTACCTTTCATCCACAACAACAGGAGGTCTGTCATGA
- a CDS encoding GGDEF domain-containing protein, whose amino-acid sequence MKNADSAQNSLRMIDRRWRKFQVQSMLGYTILIALCELAGYSILNAMGLVETSIQGYMLKYMLFPLACNSLLTFVSWLAAVKLPLSETAKTLLVNLTMTGMAFVVSVVHCIFPSIYAVFLVPIIMTTIYGKIHLTGVIALVCSALDLVSALFTHWDADKPTGAALTADLMLSQFLLAGVFVACTVIIRFEREKQRIIAHSEQERCRLQQELLKDNLTGVYNRLALDNALKSLRSASEEESFLAMMDVDNFKSINDLYGHIEGDAVLRYLGTVLKQDCPGAAPIRFGGDEFVVLFQSSGKEKAFAALQSVQLDFEKYHVKGLHPTLSIGLAKWHTGMLSEEILRRADEALYQSKLGTKNKITLYIPTAKPSGAAE is encoded by the coding sequence GTGAAAAATGCGGACTCTGCGCAAAACAGTCTGCGGATGATTGACCGCCGGTGGCGGAAGTTTCAGGTTCAGTCCATGCTGGGTTACACCATTTTGATTGCCCTTTGTGAGCTGGCCGGTTATTCAATATTAAATGCCATGGGTTTGGTTGAAACAAGCATACAGGGATATATGCTGAAATACATGCTGTTTCCGCTTGCGTGCAATTCGCTTCTGACCTTTGTCAGCTGGCTGGCTGCCGTAAAACTGCCGCTGTCTGAAACAGCGAAAACCCTTTTGGTCAACTTGACCATGACAGGCATGGCGTTTGTGGTTTCGGTTGTCCACTGCATTTTTCCCAGCATTTACGCCGTCTTTTTGGTTCCAATTATCATGACGACCATTTACGGAAAAATCCATCTGACCGGCGTGATTGCGCTGGTTTGCTCGGCGCTGGACTTGGTCAGCGCGCTTTTTACCCATTGGGATGCCGATAAGCCGACCGGAGCCGCTCTGACAGCCGACCTGATGCTGTCGCAGTTTTTGCTGGCGGGTGTTTTTGTGGCTTGCACAGTCATCATCCGCTTTGAACGGGAAAAGCAGCGAATCATTGCGCACAGCGAGCAGGAGCGCTGCCGCCTGCAGCAGGAACTGCTGAAGGATAACCTTACGGGTGTATACAACCGCCTGGCGCTGGACAATGCCTTAAAAAGTCTGCGCAGTGCCTCCGAAGAAGAATCTTTTCTTGCCATGATGGATGTGGATAATTTTAAGTCCATCAATGACCTGTATGGACATATCGAAGGGGATGCGGTCTTGCGCTACCTGGGTACTGTGCTGAAGCAAGACTGCCCGGGCGCGGCGCCCATTCGCTTTGGCGGTGACGAGTTTGTTGTCCTGTTCCAAAGTTCCGGGAAAGAGAAAGCCTTTGCCGCCCTGCAAAGTGTGCAGCTGGACTTTGAGAAATACCATGTGAAGGGGCTGCACCCGACACTCAGCATCGGCCTTGCCAAGTGGCACACAGGGATGCTGTCAGAAGAGATTCTGCGCCGCGCAGATGAAGCGCTTTACCAGTCCAAACTTGGCACGAAAAACAAAATCACGCTGTACATACCCACCGCCAAGCCAAGCGGTGCCGCTGAATAA
- a CDS encoding methyl-accepting chemotaxis protein, whose product MNRNQKISRKLLYSTGFITILGIVMLIVSMAGMNSISQAKDHDAMQTQIQVWMVAIGIFIVVYLVLSAVLAFRMAKKISAPINSLKDVAEDLAAGKLDTRVEYEGNDEIGELTEALRKTTANLQEIITDLTYNLHEMSNGNFKVHSKIGDEHYVGEFMQVRRQLGIIKQGISNTMNQITQAADEVAAGAGQVSSGAQALSEGSTQQASSVQELAATIDEISAKIEENAKNAMEANQQAKEVGDSMAESNQQMEEMIQAMNHISETSNKISTIVKTIQDIAFQTNILALNASVEAARAGTAGKGFAVVADEVRNLANKSQEASQNTAKLIEEAIGAVERGTSLVNSTAKSLGAAVEGAKAVEDTIGRISAASSEQSSSVHQVTQSVEEISSVVQTNSATAEESAAASEELSGQAQMLKTMVGQFQLRETTALFNNN is encoded by the coding sequence ATGAATCGGAATCAAAAAATCTCACGAAAACTGCTGTACAGCACCGGCTTTATTACCATACTGGGCATTGTCATGCTGATTGTTTCCATGGCGGGCATGAACAGCATCAGCCAGGCAAAAGATCACGATGCAATGCAGACGCAGATTCAAGTATGGATGGTTGCAATTGGAATTTTCATTGTTGTGTACTTAGTGCTTTCTGCAGTGCTGGCGTTCCGCATGGCAAAGAAAATTTCCGCGCCAATCAATTCCTTAAAGGATGTTGCGGAGGATCTCGCCGCCGGCAAGCTGGACACCAGAGTTGAGTACGAGGGCAACGATGAAATCGGCGAATTGACCGAAGCGCTGCGCAAAACCACCGCAAACCTGCAGGAGATTATCACCGACCTGACCTACAACCTGCACGAAATGTCCAACGGCAACTTCAAGGTGCACTCCAAAATTGGAGACGAGCATTACGTCGGGGAGTTTATGCAGGTGCGCCGCCAGCTTGGCATCATCAAGCAGGGCATCAGCAACACCATGAACCAGATTACGCAGGCGGCAGACGAAGTCGCCGCCGGCGCGGGGCAGGTTTCTTCCGGCGCGCAGGCGCTTTCCGAAGGTTCCACTCAGCAGGCAAGCTCTGTGCAGGAACTGGCCGCGACCATTGACGAGATTTCCGCGAAAATTGAGGAAAACGCTAAGAATGCCATGGAAGCCAACCAGCAGGCAAAAGAAGTCGGCGACAGCATGGCGGAAAGCAACCAGCAGATGGAAGAAATGATTCAGGCAATGAATCACATCAGCGAAACTTCCAACAAAATCAGCACCATTGTCAAAACCATTCAGGACATCGCGTTCCAGACCAATATCCTTGCGCTGAACGCTTCCGTAGAAGCGGCACGTGCCGGCACCGCAGGCAAGGGCTTTGCCGTGGTTGCGGATGAGGTTCGCAATCTGGCAAACAAGAGCCAGGAGGCTTCGCAGAACACTGCCAAACTGATTGAAGAAGCCATCGGCGCCGTGGAGCGCGGCACCTCCTTGGTGAACAGCACCGCGAAGTCCCTCGGCGCCGCCGTGGAGGGCGCGAAAGCCGTTGAGGACACCATCGGCCGGATTTCCGCCGCTTCTTCCGAACAGTCGAGTTCGGTGCATCAGGTGACGCAGAGCGTCGAAGAGATTTCCAGCGTGGTGCAGACCAACTCCGCCACCGCCGAGGAGAGCGCCGCCGCCAGCGAGGAGCTTTCCGGGCAGGCGCAGATGCTCAAAACGATGGTCGGGCAGTTTCAGCTTCGTGAAACCACTGCCCTGTTCAATAACAACTGA
- a CDS encoding IS5 family transposase: protein MSMSALCDELAQVRTKKKEFLEQIERIVPWGKWVAMIKPCYYKGEHGNKPYDLELMLRLYLLQNLYNLSDEATVAETIDSRAFSDFCGVESSNQVPDGDTLGRFRNILIQNGLQEQLFAQVANLLQQKGLLLKKGTIVDSTIIAAPSSTKNQEKQRDPDAHQVKKGNAWHFGYKAHVGVDKDSGLVHTVEVTAANVHDVAMTSKLLTGEESVVYGDSGYLGAEKREDAIIKNNAGKRIRYKFNRRPSQIKKGSNRSQAQLKRREHEKSSVRAKVEHVFAVVKGLLRYRKTRYRGLQKQTAKLNMMFALANLILADRPCLSV from the coding sequence ATGAGTATGTCAGCTCTGTGCGATGAACTGGCACAGGTGCGTACGAAGAAAAAAGAATTTCTCGAGCAGATTGAGCGCATCGTTCCATGGGGGAAATGGGTGGCCATGATCAAGCCGTGCTACTACAAAGGAGAGCACGGAAACAAGCCCTATGATTTGGAACTGATGCTGCGGCTGTATCTGCTGCAAAACCTATATAATCTATCCGACGAAGCAACGGTGGCTGAAACGATCGACAGTCGTGCCTTTTCGGATTTCTGCGGCGTGGAATCAAGCAATCAGGTGCCGGACGGGGATACGCTGGGAAGATTTCGTAATATTCTCATACAAAACGGTTTGCAGGAGCAGTTGTTTGCGCAGGTGGCAAATTTGCTGCAACAAAAGGGACTGCTTCTGAAAAAGGGTACCATTGTGGATTCCACCATCATAGCCGCTCCGTCCTCCACGAAAAATCAGGAGAAGCAGCGAGACCCGGATGCACATCAGGTGAAGAAGGGCAATGCGTGGCACTTTGGCTACAAGGCACATGTTGGGGTGGATAAGGATAGCGGGCTTGTTCACACGGTTGAGGTAACGGCCGCCAATGTCCATGATGTCGCCATGACCTCCAAACTGCTGACCGGAGAGGAAAGCGTTGTATACGGAGACAGCGGATATTTGGGAGCGGAAAAGCGCGAGGATGCCATTATAAAGAACAATGCTGGCAAGCGTATCCGTTACAAGTTCAATCGTCGCCCATCGCAAATCAAAAAGGGTTCCAACAGGTCGCAAGCCCAACTCAAGCGCAGAGAGCACGAAAAGTCATCGGTTCGTGCCAAAGTAGAACATGTTTTTGCCGTTGTGAAAGGTCTGTTACGGTACCGAAAGACGCGATACCGAGGTCTGCAAAAGCAGACCGCCAAACTGAATATGATGTTTGCGTTGGCGAATCTGATTCTGGCTGACAGGCCCTGCCTGTCAGTCTGA
- a CDS encoding putative ABC transporter permease — protein sequence MRKKRRSIFWEYFFLFLFGGTAYCLLELGWRHWTHWSMFLAGGLLFCIIGLENQKIRWEWSLLSQALVAGLTITGLEFLFGCIFNLWLRLQVWDYSKQPYNLLGQICLIWALAWCVVGWAAVILDDFLRWKLFGDEKPHYRFL from the coding sequence TTGAGGAAAAAGCGGCGGTCAATTTTCTGGGAATACTTTTTTCTATTTTTGTTTGGCGGCACAGCTTACTGTTTGCTGGAACTGGGCTGGCGTCACTGGACACACTGGTCGATGTTTCTGGCAGGCGGTCTGCTTTTCTGTATTATCGGTCTGGAAAACCAAAAAATCCGCTGGGAGTGGTCCCTGCTCAGTCAGGCACTCGTGGCAGGTTTGACCATTACGGGGCTCGAATTTCTTTTCGGGTGTATCTTTAATTTATGGCTGCGTCTGCAGGTGTGGGATTACAGCAAGCAGCCATACAATCTTCTGGGACAGATCTGCCTGATCTGGGCCTTAGCTTGGTGTGTCGTTGGTTGGGCGGCTGTCATTCTAGATGATTTCCTGCGTTGGAAATTGTTTGGAGATGAGAAGCCACACTATCGATTCCTGTAG
- a CDS encoding HD domain-containing protein codes for MNQERLEQQLAFSMECDKMKSIYRNTLLADGSRRETDAEHSWHIALMASLLCEYAPKGASCSRTAQLCLIHDLVEIYAGDTFAYDTEGYKDKAARETAAADKLFALLPPDQCAAYRAQWEEFEACQTPDAVFANCCDRFQPVLNNMATDGHTWKLHHVSRSQVEARLRLVREQMPALWPRCTAMLDTAVQNGWLTA; via the coding sequence ATGAATCAGGAACGTCTGGAACAGCAACTCGCTTTCTCCATGGAATGCGATAAGATGAAGTCCATTTATCGCAACACCCTGCTGGCGGATGGCAGCCGCCGTGAAACCGACGCGGAGCACAGCTGGCACATTGCGCTGATGGCATCCCTGCTGTGCGAGTATGCGCCGAAAGGCGCTTCCTGCAGCCGTACCGCGCAGCTGTGCCTGATCCACGACCTCGTGGAAATTTACGCCGGCGATACTTTTGCCTACGACACAGAGGGCTACAAAGACAAGGCAGCGCGCGAAACTGCCGCGGCAGACAAACTCTTTGCCCTGCTGCCGCCCGACCAATGCGCTGCTTACCGCGCACAGTGGGAGGAATTTGAGGCCTGCCAAACGCCGGACGCTGTTTTCGCAAACTGCTGCGACCGCTTTCAGCCGGTGCTGAACAACATGGCAACCGACGGGCACACCTGGAAGCTGCACCACGTCAGCCGCAGCCAGGTGGAAGCGCGGCTCCGTCTGGTTCGAGAGCAGATGCCCGCCCTGTGGCCGCGCTGCACCGCCATGCTGGACACCGCCGTACAAAACGGCTGGCTGACCGCATAA